The Legionella sp. PATHC032 genome has a window encoding:
- the scpB gene encoding SMC-Scp complex subunit ScpB, translating into MIDNELKNIVEALVLSSNEPVALEKIQETFDEWQRPTLEDLQAIIESLKADYSSRAFELIQVASGFKVQTKSKYATWVARLQIEKPAKYSRALLETLAIIAYKQPVTRADIEEIRGVAVNSQIIKTLMEREWIRIAGYKDVAGKPAVYTTTKEFLNYFNLNYLSELPPLPEIMDTLTLHEATQPIKECLQNEQ; encoded by the coding sequence ATGATTGACAATGAATTAAAAAATATTGTTGAAGCTTTGGTATTATCCAGTAATGAACCTGTTGCTTTAGAAAAAATTCAAGAGACTTTTGATGAGTGGCAAAGACCAACATTAGAAGATTTGCAGGCTATAATAGAGAGCTTAAAAGCGGATTATTCTTCTCGTGCTTTTGAGCTTATCCAGGTTGCAAGTGGTTTTAAGGTACAGACGAAATCGAAATACGCTACCTGGGTTGCTCGTCTCCAAATCGAGAAGCCAGCAAAATATTCGCGTGCATTGCTTGAAACTTTGGCAATAATTGCTTATAAGCAACCTGTTACGCGTGCTGATATTGAAGAAATTAGAGGAGTTGCCGTTAACAGTCAGATTATAAAAACGTTAATGGAGAGGGAATGGATTCGCATAGCAGGCTATAAGGATGTAGCAGGAAAACCAGCTGTTTATACGACGACAAAAGAATTTTTAAATTACTTTAACTTAAATTACTTAAGCGAACTTCCTCCCTTACCTGAAATAATGGATACATTAACCTTGCATGAGGCAACCCAACCTATAAAAGAGTGTTTACAAAATGAGCAGTGA
- a CDS encoding segregation and condensation protein A — MNIDLQPAPIVKAVVDGKEITQFPDDLYIPPDALEVLLDSFTGPLDLLLYLIRKQNVDILDIPMTSITNQYLQYIQLMENRRMELAAEYLLMAAMLAEIKSRLLLPVTPDVEEEEEDPRMTLVRQLQAYEQIKQAAELLDGLPRQDRDHFTIQVNPDEVEAIKVYPEVELSELVEAMKVLLKREEHYSKHQVSRELMSVRERMSRILFQLQHQKILEFSQLYTLEEGRMGLVVSFLAVLELAKQSLLVITQTQPFSPIHLQAA; from the coding sequence ATGAATATCGATTTGCAGCCTGCGCCTATAGTCAAAGCGGTGGTAGATGGTAAGGAAATTACTCAGTTTCCAGATGATTTGTATATTCCTCCTGACGCATTGGAGGTATTGCTGGATTCTTTTACGGGGCCACTAGATTTACTGCTGTATTTAATCCGCAAGCAAAATGTTGATATTCTTGATATCCCCATGACAAGTATAACCAACCAGTATTTGCAATATATCCAACTTATGGAAAATCGAAGAATGGAGCTGGCTGCTGAGTACTTATTAATGGCAGCCATGTTAGCTGAAATTAAGTCACGTTTATTATTGCCGGTTACACCAGATGTAGAAGAGGAAGAAGAAGATCCGCGCATGACTCTGGTAAGACAATTGCAAGCTTATGAGCAAATAAAACAAGCGGCTGAATTATTGGATGGATTACCAAGACAAGACAGAGATCATTTTACAATTCAGGTTAATCCAGATGAGGTTGAAGCAATTAAAGTTTATCCTGAAGTTGAGCTATCTGAGTTAGTCGAGGCTATGAAAGTTTTGCTGAAACGTGAAGAGCATTATTCTAAACATCAAGTTTCCCGGGAGTTAATGTCTGTTCGCGAACGAATGAGTCGCATTCTCTTTCAATTACAACATCAAAAAATTTTGGAATTTAGTCAATTATATACTCTTGAAGAGGGAAGGATGGGTTTGGTTGTGAGTTTTTTAGCTGTCCTTGAACTGGCTAAGCAGTCCTTATTGGTCATTACGCAAACTCAGCCATTTTCACCTATACATTTGCAGGCTGCGTAA
- a CDS encoding tryptophan--tRNA ligase, giving the protein MSALFTSNKRVVSGMRVSGRLHLGHYHGVLKNWIKLQHQYDCFFFAADWHGLTTQYEEPNFIEKQLWDMIIDWLACGVNPGLCKIFIQSWVPEHAELHLLLSMITPLGWLERVPTYKDQQEKLKEKDLSTYGFLGYPLLQSADVLLYHADYVPVGEDQVAHIELTREIARRFNYLYGREPNFEELAAAAIKKMGKKNGKIYTELRRQFQEHGIHESIQTAQALLEDQTNLSIGDKERLLGYLEGSGKIILSEPQPLLTETAKMPGLDGQKMSKSYHNTIMLRDEPALVEKKILTMPTDPARVKRTDPGEPEKCPVWQFHKVYSNEEVKDWVQKGCRTAGIGCVDCKRPVIDAIQQELKPIQEAIKEYEADLGSVKRIVAEGSEAAREEGNKTLNTVREVMGLDY; this is encoded by the coding sequence ATGTCAGCATTGTTTACTTCCAATAAGCGAGTCGTTTCTGGAATGCGGGTCAGTGGAAGATTGCATTTAGGTCATTATCATGGTGTTTTAAAAAATTGGATAAAATTACAACATCAATACGATTGTTTCTTTTTTGCAGCGGATTGGCATGGTTTGACAACACAATATGAAGAACCTAATTTTATTGAAAAACAACTTTGGGATATGATTATTGATTGGTTAGCTTGTGGAGTTAATCCTGGCTTATGTAAGATATTTATTCAATCTTGGGTTCCAGAGCATGCTGAATTACATTTACTTTTGTCCATGATTACTCCTTTAGGATGGCTGGAACGAGTTCCTACTTATAAAGATCAGCAGGAGAAATTAAAAGAAAAAGATTTATCAACCTATGGTTTTTTGGGATATCCTTTACTACAAAGTGCTGATGTACTTTTATATCATGCGGATTATGTTCCAGTGGGCGAAGACCAAGTAGCTCATATTGAGTTAACACGAGAAATAGCCCGCCGATTTAACTATCTTTATGGCAGAGAACCTAATTTTGAGGAGCTGGCCGCTGCTGCAATCAAAAAGATGGGTAAAAAAAATGGGAAAATTTATACCGAATTACGCAGACAATTTCAGGAGCATGGCATCCACGAATCCATTCAGACAGCACAGGCGCTTTTAGAGGATCAAACTAATTTATCGATTGGAGATAAAGAGCGGTTATTGGGATATTTGGAAGGGAGTGGCAAAATTATATTAAGTGAACCACAGCCTTTGCTCACAGAGACCGCAAAAATGCCTGGCCTTGATGGACAAAAAATGTCCAAATCTTACCATAATACGATCATGCTAAGAGATGAGCCAGCTTTAGTAGAAAAGAAAATTCTGACTATGCCTACGGATCCGGCGCGTGTTAAACGTACAGATCCAGGAGAGCCTGAAAAATGTCCCGTTTGGCAATTCCATAAAGTGTATTCTAATGAGGAAGTAAAAGATTGGGTGCAAAAAGGTTGTCGAACTGCAGGGATTGGTTGTGTCGACTGTAAGAGACCTGTGATAGATGCTATTCAGCAAGAACTTAAACCAATACAGGAAGCAATTAAAGAGTATGAAGCAGATTTAGGTTCAGTAAAACGTATTGTAGCAGAAGGAAGTGAAGCAGCTAGAGAAGAAGGAAACAAGACTTTAAATACGGTCAGAGAAGTGATGGGGCTTGATTATTAA
- the rluB gene encoding 23S rRNA pseudouridine(2605) synthase RluB, producing MSSERLQKILSQAGLGSRREMERWIDNGWVQVNGKPAKLGDSASPHDKISVKGKLIPNPLKVKQNIRVLLYHKPVGEVSSRHDPKFEKTVFDNLPHLRQGRWVQVGRLDLNTSGLLIFTNNGELANQLMHPKYGLEREYAVRVHGQVSQESLNNLLKGVMLDDGLAKFTKIQFRGGEGTNSWYHVTLNEGRNREVRRLWESQGVEVSRLIRIRYGKLAMPRFLSRGQFYELTPKEVTEFLDSLPQELS from the coding sequence ATGAGCAGTGAAAGATTACAGAAAATATTAAGTCAAGCCGGACTTGGATCTCGTCGTGAAATGGAGCGGTGGATTGATAATGGTTGGGTGCAGGTTAATGGCAAACCGGCTAAGCTGGGAGACTCCGCTAGCCCTCATGATAAAATCAGCGTCAAAGGAAAGTTGATTCCTAATCCTTTAAAAGTCAAACAAAATATCCGAGTTCTTCTTTACCATAAACCCGTAGGTGAAGTTTCTAGCCGGCATGATCCAAAATTTGAAAAAACAGTATTTGATAATCTACCGCACCTTAGACAGGGGCGTTGGGTGCAAGTGGGGCGCCTGGATTTAAATACTTCCGGCTTACTCATTTTTACTAATAATGGCGAATTGGCTAATCAACTCATGCATCCCAAATACGGTTTGGAAAGGGAGTATGCTGTACGAGTTCATGGTCAAGTCAGCCAGGAATCATTAAATAACTTATTAAAAGGGGTTATGTTGGATGATGGTTTGGCAAAATTTACCAAAATTCAATTTCGGGGAGGAGAAGGAACAAATTCCTGGTATCATGTAACCCTTAATGAAGGAAGAAATAGAGAAGTGCGTCGGCTATGGGAGTCTCAAGGTGTTGAGGTTAGTCGATTAATAAGAATCCGTTATGGTAAGCTTGCTATGCCAAGATTTTTATCCAGAGGGCAGTTTTATGAACTTACCCCAAAAGAAGTTACCGAATTTCTTGATTCTTTACCCCAAGAATTGTCTTAA